Below is a window of Malus domestica chromosome 13, GDT2T_hap1 DNA.
acttttcaaagattacaaaatagccccacaagtggataaatccactagggaggccggccacttaatgGGGGAATGGGAAGTCTCACCCACATGCTTTAATTCAATGCAAAgtagaaaaatcaaaattttgcttgtcacttggttttggcatttAAAACTTAGGTGAAAAGGTTTGATGGAAatctcctagtcaagtctagggttttataagtATATGATATGGTTATTGATGGTATGAACATcacccaaaaccacaaaacaatgcattaaaaccattttcatcaaaaaccaaactatgaacaccaagaacaaaaccatgaacactttttcaagatttgtgtattcttggtgattttttcaaacccaaaaacaaaagtgacaaggtttcttctttctagctttaaaaggatgtgagtgtggtttacaataaaacacaaacacaacccaaaaccacccccaaaaccgtgccatCCCTTTGgttcaaaaccccaaattttgttcatgacttattcttcattcatgcatacaaaacaacttttacatgcatatcttttcaactcttgatttatatttttcaaccattgaaaaacaaaagataaacatactttaaatgaagaaataatatgtcaaactagttctaaactcatttttcattcatgcatacaaaacacccTTTGCATCCATACCTTTCTCAactattgactaacatttttcaactattgaaaaacaaaagataaacatactttgaatgaaacaataatatgtcatacataacattaatacccataagcataaaatccaaagggacacattatacataaacctttggctctgataccacttgaagggaaatctatgagattctagcatgggatttctaaatgactatcatgcatatccaaaacaattttgatatacgaaagcagcggaaacatttataacatattatcaaagctatagtcatgcaaatccccttcaaggttcataggtttatatataatgcatcaaaacaatttatagaatcaagaacaaagtgaaggttagtcttatacctcttgatctagacttgagaccaaggatggaccacctccaagccctttgctccttgaaatccttgagcctagcttccctccttgcctcctccactttgaaagaatgagtgctcctaggttctcttcaagtttccaaagtaggaaacctctaaagatcctcacccactagtgtagtgagaaggatgaaggaataaacaaaagggtgaaagattgttagctaaaacaccccaatggtggccggccctttgatgTGTTAGAgagctttttttcttttgcctctttgttgtttaaacacttcaaaaaacccttatgaactttatcactataaagttccttatatagacaaaagaaaacctagtcaacacttgactaaatatctctccttccccacataatatggccggccctctttgtgttgtttgggctttgggctttcattaatttcaagtcatccaatgcttgaataaaagcccaatgggtttaggcccaatgggcccaattaaacccgaacgtttctttaagcccaaaacgatctttatcgcttttatgatttctttagacttttctaaattaatcacaacacataattaatccaattaattgtttccatcatccattagttactcaccacaatagtgttttggtgaacaatcttttaggttctaattagcaaggcagtgaggtgattggcatcaatccaattgcttatatttaattcaatcacttagtgaattaaaacttcattttaattcacctttcttctttgacgactacatttaatcatctagaagaactcacaagctatgagtgacatctaaccatatgtcatagctacccaagctaatgtagaagtttattcgaagaacctagtcagttggaattacaatgtaattcaatccttctctctaatacaatactctgaatcacatcattagggtatggatatatcatgtcaaacccctaatgtgattattccttcatatatgattcatttgagtcgtataggaacgctttccattcaatacgctcgatacttcggccgaagattcccgaatcatatcttagagtattcttcctctcttatcgaggattagagattccttgttgcgcatacacttgccttcatgactaagtggcttaaccccaattatgccgtggacaccctcgaatggggagactttgacataatcaaagattaagtacttaaccacaagacaacgacgatgcctcaggtctaaggattacttacatctttccaaccattagagttacttgcttgacatgtgagtagacctccatgcaagtactctcgttcgattgtgttcagtgaactcattcccctaatgagcacctacatacttgtcttagtgtcacaacacgaatgggatgagactttccatccttccaattgaagcagacatagtatgtaccggtctacgcattgtcagtatccctccgacaatccaacgaccaggaaccttttggacacaatggttatgtgaagaaggtctctgtagtctaacatcattagattacttcttcaatcgatccattgtccatggatacactatttaggacatatatcgttaattgagatagtcctaattcgtgtctttgccatttgatgtataacaatcatccatacatcgattcatttgtcctgaaagatttcttccaaagattgactttcagggcatatttccaacagttcTCTGGGGATGATGAAGTGTGGACTGAATGACGCTGACTATCGCCTCGCCAAGTTGCCCAAAATCAGGAAAATTAGTCTCAGAAGGGACACGTGGCTCTCTACGAGTGTAGACATCGAAAAGCTCCTGAGCCAGCATCACGAGTCGTTGGTCTCGGTCGTCACTAGCTCTGCATCCTTCTCCTCACCCTTGCCAACAACCTCAGTGACCGCTGTTAAACGACTAACCGGTCGTGAAGGTCGACGCTTTGCACTACCTCAAGCTCGTCACTCTGGTCACCATGATCAAAGTCGGTGAAGAACTTCAATGATTgttgtcaaacgactagccggtcgtgaAGCTCGATGCTTTGCACTACCTTTTAACTCGACTCCAGCTGGCTGTCCGTCTTCGTCCTTCCCTGAAAACTCTCACTCCATCccctatatatacataaatattatgtgtgcattaaattgaaaaaaaataaaaaacttgatAACAATTCAAAGCACATGCAATGAATGATGGTGTTCACGCATGCAGCAACTTTGGATAGCTTGCACACACATTATACTGCTACCTTTCCAAATCAGACTCATAACCTTTTGGTTAAGCACATGAAAGGAGCAGCACCAGCactacataaaaaataaaaatagtggAATCTTGGTGCATCAGGCATcatccaaaagaagaagaaaaaaattatatatatatatatatataatggtggAATCCTAGTGCATGAGCACCATGCAAAATGTGCCTCTGGAAGAAAGCCACAAACTTCTGATGGTCGCTTTGAATTCAACCTTCAGATTCCTGCAGATGATCAAGCTTTCTTTTCACGCTCGTCGAATAATCATTTGCAAGTATGCACAACTCTCGATTCTCGCGCTTGAGACGTTTGATCTCTCGTCCAAGGCTTTCCACCTCggccgtcaatgattcaactggCGAGTTCGAGCCAGTAGGCATTGGCCCATGTTAGACACAGAGCCCGCatactgaacactaagagctcAAAAGTCTTGAATATCCAACTCATCGGACTGCCTTGAAAGTAGCCTATTATCTCTAGgaatgagaaggttcctagctgCAACCGTAGACGTTGTTGCATCCCTCATCACAGAgtcttcaattttaaaaaggccattagaagaaaagaaggatgggcaccatatatTACCCTGACGTTATGCACCTGTGTCACTgcaaagactcaaatctaagcaaatgttagacgagtaagccattttcaaaaatgttaaaagaaaagggttggaTAGAGTAAAAGCTCAGAAATACACTGGAGACGACTTTCACGAGCGAgcaatcttcaaagtgtgcatgttGAATATGATTGACACCTTTTTAAAAGGAAAGGCAACACAACCACTtgtttaaaaatcgaagagacaccactcttcgaatttcaaaagctgGATTTTCTTGCGTAAAGTTCGTTAACACttttcagacgcaatctcagcttttcggttatcacgtgcaactttgtcaaagatcactAACAGAGTTGAAAACGCGCAAAGTTCATTATTCCAACTACCACACTTTTGGCCGACCAGCGTCGGAGACAAAGCCGTATCCGCACTaccacttgctattgggaaatcacTATATAGTTCGACCTCCATTCTCTATGGCAAGGCACACATCCAAATGCATCTGCAACAAAACCCTtcaacatactcagttttcttccttccTGGAAACacctcttcaaccaagtcacaccagagcaaaagtatctcatattacgagggttgaaagcaagagtatctcatagcacgctttctccttatccttttctttgtccttgttcttctcTACAgggcaaggagaaagagagcaatcagccggcACTTGGAATCAGCCTTCTGatttggaaccgactgcctggaatcccttccctgattgctcacctagcactactctcaagtactcatctttaacTGTTGATACACTACCAAAGAAGATACCagatgcctggagaacagatgaGGCAAGTGAAAGTGATGCATCGAAGTAGGTAGAGACGAGTGCAACAAATGCATGTGTTaatcatccgctacttcttcaaaagcaaaagtatctcatatcatcaaggtcaaaagcaaaggtatctcatatcatgctttcccctgtcctttcctttgcccttgctcttgcctgcaagacaaggagaaagaaagcaattagTCGGAAcccgaaatcaaacttccgattAGGAACTGATTGCCCAGAACCTTTGCCTGTTTGCTTACCTAACATTGCTCTtgagtgctcatcttcaactgttaaCGGATCTCGAATTTCCTCAGCAAATACTTCAAGACAggtgatatgatgttggctctttacactaaagctgccaagcatggatgagtcgctAAGAAGTGATGcgctgaaggaccatttaaaggcaaaaggttACGCACCACTTCTGCTATGCGAAAGAAAcgagcagagaagaatgcagcacgaTGAGCTGGAACAAATCACTATAACTCGACGCCCTTCTCTGCAAAACTGCATATTCCAGATGAATGAGTCTAAGTCGAATTCAAACCCGCCATCGTCGCTATAATCAAAGAGTTCGAGAACTTTCAACAACCTTCCGTTGGCACtgtcgccaaagagcaaagtctCGACTACCCTTGAAGATCATATCAttaaccaaactgctcagggttcatatgaaaatgttGTGAACTTTTTTGATCTTTCAAAGCAAATTTTTTACAGCATCTGACCTTATCCCCTGACGTTTTTCAATatgaattggaaagattgaacaaagaaatagACCATCACCTTCATCTCATGCCTACATACCATGTGTCCAAATCCTGAAACCAttcatggtcatgtttaagttcaAGATCAACCACCAACGGGCCTTGAAAAAATCacaagttcgttcaaaatcaaGTCTCctccacccttgaatcaaattcagcTCCAGATAAAATGAGTAAGTTTAgacctttggaggaaaccagaaaaccctccagcccagttcaagattaagcctgtggaaaatcaacaattagaggaaaccagaaaatcttccagccaaattcaagatcaagccccgacgacccttgaagaaattaccaacccagttcaagatcaagcctcaacggcccttggatcaacatctacattaagggactgcaaaacgcatcttctacacatgacaagcatatgtatacaacgcgccttgaagtgggagcatttgtagacatcaaaatttcgatgaaataaatgttgatcaataattaaaatttcaacgttcacgtgtcacataaattttacacatagcatgtgactcaacgaaaaaatcgagaatcatcagaaaagtcatcaaacatgacacatgtcaacacttggcagaaatcatttatttcatctaattatttaaatccaaaaatcaagttttggaattctataaataggaagccaaggcattcattttgggaAACCAATTGACaaccaattcacatcacaccaaaaccttgaagcgttgaaactctgaagctcccaagcaaatcccgaaggatcaagaaagctcttttcgttcttcgtcaaatcctccttcaagatcaagccccaacggcccttgaagaactttcaccaattcaagatctaGCCcagatggcccttgaagaaagtgttcatcgctCATCActattcatcctaagatcaagccctcgacggccctttggattaacaacatcaataaattcatccactgttcttcaagatcaagcccaaaagcccttgaagatccatacaccactgttcatcctaaagatgaagccccgatggccctttggatcagtagccaatccacaaatcaacaccttatggAGATCGAATCAAAGGATTAAATCTGAAAGATattgtaaccccaaaatcattaatacaaaatattattttgtacacgtgttcttgtctcattcatcgcaggaatttccgtgtttacaacgAGGTGGCATGATTCTGACATAAGAGATCAAAACTGTGGAACCAAAAATATTcgctaggcgacacgtggacttttggacaaaagaggacaaaaatatcATCGAAGCATActaggattcctacgcgcgagcagtgggcaatcatctttcaatcaagtcaaaagtgccccaaaaaaggtaacaattaaaaacctcttttatcaaatcctttctataaggtatttcccaaaacctagtaTTTTCtgtttcattatttagctaatcaattagctaaataatatatacctaccatatctcctaaaatcatccttAATAGTCAATAAAAATCACCCAATTAATAGCCCAAAACCGGCCCCCACTATTCATATCCTCATCTTtcccattttccttattaaaataatcattcattttttataaccactcatttattcttttcatatttaattagccaataaattggcaaattaaatatgaaattaaCCCCCACtaaaaaccctatggccggctaCTATCATTCAAAATAGGGCAAACcctaattctataaatagacacatattctcaccaaaaattcattccaaacctcttgcaaaaaatcccaaatactctaaacactatttctctctaaaaattctaactttggcatcggaggttcttcggccaaagcccccccattcatcgtgggcgcgtgaggcttttggccttaacctaaggtgctagttgttttgtaggtgcaaaatcgtccaagatcgaggaggagaaaatttgcatccacaaattggtgctttcattgagagttgaaatccatactcgtagaagactctcgcacaaaaaggttttttctttattttctagtccatttgaatatttttcatacgttcttattattagaattttttacttgcaaaggttttttgataaaacgtataagaaaaatataatggctggaaatttagaaaattccgcaagtaaaaattctaataatcaAGAAAGGgaattgcggagatccgtgaagcaaaatgcgacaataaagggggcggcatcatcaccacgagcttccaccatgggaaccaccgtggtggctacctcggtagccacccgcggcgaggtccatggtgccttcaccacagccaccatgggaaccaccgcggtggctacttcggtagccgctcgtggcgaggtccatggggCCTTCACCacagccaccatgggaaccaccacggtggctacttcggtagccactcgagccgaggtccatggagccttcaccacggttcgagccgtgccatccaagtttacgtggacccaagctcaagcctcgcattcacgtGCACCGCGCAttaagcagcctgctcccgtgatccagcctgctcttgtagcccagcctgctccaacGATCCAGCCTGCCCCAGTGATCCAGCCTGCCCCcgcagcccagcctgctctcatggTTTCCCAAGCTGCCCAAGTCGGCCCGAGACAAtttcaaccatccggaccaatCATCGAGGCTGAGGcgttttcaccacatttctctgcagatttgacattccccaactcaaatctcgcacttGGAATCAACCACCCTTTTATTGTTCAAGGAGGTGCATTCCATCCAAGTTCTTCCAATCCGAACGGCGAACAAAACTTgtcccgacaagtcatagaattgacgagcgcccttgcacaacaaactaccttggtgaatcaacttttacaaCGCACTGAGATGcaacgcgcccacgatgaagttTCCCGAAGTAGAACAAAGGTAGACAATGAGCCTTTTAAGCAGCGTCCTGGAAAGCAGCCATTCAACCCATCACAAGTTGAGCATTCAAACAGTGCACACTCTCGATTGGGCCCCTgaaatagcgtatactcccgtcttagcgcgcggaggagcgttCATTCTCGGTTAGGCCCACGGGCAagtatacattcacggttggggccacgCTTTGATAATCAATATGGGCAGCCTTCCAGGCAGAGCATTCATTCGCGATTAGGCTCACAAGAAGTATTCTCCACATCACATCGGAGCAGACAGCCTGAGAAACGGAAGGAAACAATCATTCAATCCGGCTCTAGTTCAACCGGTAGCCTGCAAAGAAATCCCTCGCCTGCTATGAATCTATCTCATCCATTGCAGCCACAGCGTAGACGAGCCGAGCGAgaagaagagcagcctagaccagtagAAAAAGACCAAGGGCAGCCAAaggctccgctaccccaacaaaagcAAATCCAAGAAGAGGTAGAAAGGCTTTTCAATGAACGGATGCGTGATTTTCGGCGCAACGAAATGGTTGATGAGGCACTAAGGCGAgatatgaccaacataagcaggtcacctttcgtggatgagatcgagcaggcagagcctccgcgcaagtttagcatgccgcacttcacatctttcaaaggagacGGGGATTCCGAAAGACACTTGAAGCATTACCGAAGTGCGGTGGTCCTTTATCGGAATAATGACGcccttatgtgcaaaatattcgCCACTACTTTACAAGGCGAGGAACAAGATTGGTTTCATACCTTGCCGGCATGATCTATCCagaattttgatgatctttccttggttttcaccaaagaatactcatcttatcgatcgatcaagaagaagtccgaTCACCTGTTCAAcgtaaagaaaaacccaaaagaatCGCTTCGCGATTACGTGAAgagattcaaagcagagaaggcgaaGATCGTAGGATGCGACAACTCGATAGCaagtgcagccttccaaaaaggactaccagcagaccacccactgtttggagaaatgatcatgaaagaagacctaactctagcagattcctttgctctggcagaaaagcatgcgctttgggacgaggctcgacAAGCAGAAAAGGCTCCCGAACAGCCTCGAAAAGAGTTGGCAGCTGCTCAAAAGAAGGATGAAAAACAACCCAACAAGGGCAGGCAGGAGTTCAAGCGCAGGGACCGACCCACGGCCAAAGAAGGCCCGATGACCAATAACTATTCTAAGTTCTCAAttccgattcatcaaatccttcgtgacatcaagaatgaaccatggttcaagttGCCGAAACAGTCAAAgggagatacttccaagttggaccaCACCAAGTATTGCGCATTCCACCGAGGTCCTGGTCACACAACCAACgactgctacacttggaagaactacctagagAAACTCGTGAAAGAAGGCAAAGTCGATAGATATTTGGACAAGCCAAATGAGCAGCCAAAAAAGAATGCAGACGGAGATGAGGAGCCACCAACTAAGATGATTCGAATCAATGGCATTTTCGCTGAATCCGAGCACTTGGGGGCCActaataattccaaagagaGGAAGATCCAGCATGCTTTATTAATTTCACAAGTTCAAGTAGTCGATACCCAACCTGGACCTATCATTGGCTTCACGGAACAGGATGCGGAAGGAGTCGACTTCCCACACGACGATGCATTAGTGgtatctgtccaactagcccatgctatagtcgacaggatgatggttgacaatggaagtgcggtcaacctacttcaactttcagtcattcagaagatgggcctggaaagTACAATCATACGTCGGGCAGAGGTACTTACTGGATTCAACGGACACACCTCAACCGCCATTGGTCATATCACACTTGACGTAAAAACACCGCCAGTCGTCTCAAAGCAAACATTCACGATTATAAGTGACCCGtctccctacaatgggattcttgggagaccttggttgatcaagctggatgctgtcacttccgtcaagtatcaaaaaatcCGATTCCGCATCCCGGGAGGAGGAGTCGGAGAGATCAAGTCTGACCAGGTTTCATCCCGACGATGCACTGTGCAAATgttgaaagaaacaaagaagaagacctttaccccCGTAGAGGTTACCGAAGTCCAAAAGGGCAAAGAAATtgccaaatagcaattacagcaggTGGATCGAGAAGATGGCGCCCAAGCAGACAagataggatggaaacccgaagagggcgccgaagacatcattcttgatccccagcAGCTGGAAAAGACGGCTAAAATTGGCTCACGACTAAGCCCAGACGAAAAGGAAGAACTCACAATTTTCCTTAGGAAAAATCAAGATATCTTCGCATGGTCACCATCCGACATGCCCGGTATTGACCCCAAGGTGGCCTGCCACAAGCTGCACGTAGATCCAACTGCCAAATCGGTAATTCAAAAAAGAAGACATTTCACTCCCGAACGAGTAGCGATCATCGAGGCAGAAATCGATAAACTATTGGAGGCCGGTttcatagaagaggtagcacacTCGGCATGGCTTGCTAATGTCGTATTagtcatgaagaaagagaagggcaaatggagggtttgcgtagactacaccgacctcaacaaagcatgcccaaaagaCCATTATCCTGTCCCCCGGATTGATCTAttagtagattcaacttctggAAACCAGTTGCTTAGTTTCTTAGACGCGTACTCCGGCTACAACCAGATAGCCATGCATGAgcccgacaaggagaaaactgCGTTCGTGATAGAGCGAGGCacttactgctacaaggtcatgccctttggcctcaagaacgcgGGAGCCACTTATCAAAGACTAGTAAATATGATGTTCAAAAAGCAAATTGGggtaaccatggaggtctatgtCGACGATATCATGGTAAAGGGCAAGCAGCGATCAGATCACATTCGTAATTTAGCAAAAACTT
It encodes the following:
- the LOC139190984 gene encoding uncharacterized protein, whose protein sequence is MNLSHPLQPQRRRAEREEEQPRPVEKDQGQPKAPLPQQKQIQEEVERLFNERMRDFRRNEMVDEALRRDMTNISRSPFVDEIEQAEPPRKFSMPHFTSFKGDGDSERHLKHYRSANFDDLSLVFTKEYSSYRSIKKKSDHLFNVKKNPKESLRDYVKRFKAEKAKIVGCDNSIASAAFQKGLPADHPLFGEMIMKEDLTLADSFALAEKHALWDEARQAEKAPEQPRKELAAAQKKDEKQPNKGRQEFKRRDRPTAKEGPMTNNYSKFSIPIHQILRDIKNEPWFKLPKQSKGDTSKLDHTKYCAFHRGPGHTTNDCYTWKNYLEKLVKEGKVDRYLDKPNEQPKKNADGDEEPPTKMIRINGIFAESEHLGATNNSKERKIQHALLISQVQVVDTQPGPIIGFTEQDAEGVDFPHDDALVVSVQLAHAIVDRMMVDNGSAVNLLQLSVIQKMGLESTIIRRAEVLTGFNGHTSTAIGHITLDVKTPPVVSKQTFTIISDPSPYNGILGRPWLIKLDAVTSVKYQKIRFRIPGGGVGEIKSDQVSSRRCTVQMLKETKKKTFTPVEVTEVQKGKEIAK